The sequence GTCCGGGGGACGACGCCAGCCGCGCGCCTCAGGCGCGGCGCAGACCGCCCTGCCACAGGGCGTCGAACGGGGTGTTGCCGGTGACGCGCTGGCGGATGCCCTCGGTGACGAACTCCTTGGCGCGGCGGGCCGCCTCCAGTGGCGTGGCGCCCTTGGCGAGTTCCGCGGTGACGGCGGCGGCCAGGGAGCAGCCGGCGCCGGAGACCCCATGGTCGCCGATCTTGGGCGCGGAGAGGACCTCGAGGGTCTCGCCGTCGTAGAAGACGTCCAGGGCGTCCGGACCGTCGAGCTTCATGCCACCCTTGGCGAGGACGGCCGCGCCGGAGACCTCGTGGATGCGCTTCGCCGCTTCCTTCAGGTCCTCCAGGGTGCGGACGGTGACCCCGGACAGCTGCTCGGATTCGAAGTGGTTCGGGGTGGTGAAGGTGGCCAGCGGCAACAGTTCGGCCTTGAGGGCGCGGTCCGTGTCCAAGGCGTGGCCGGGCTCCTGGCCCTTGCAGATCAACACGGGATCGAGGACCACGTGGTCCCACTCCTGATTCCGCAGGGCGGTGGCCACCGTGGAGATGGTCTCCGGGGAGCCCATCATGCCGAGCTTGGTGGTCTTCAGGGATCCGGCGTAGTCGGCCTGGATGGCCTCCAATTGGTTGGCGATCACGTCTGCCTGGACCGGGACGAAACGGTGGTTCCAATCGTCCTTCGGGTCGAAGGCGACGATGCAGGTCAACGCCACGATGCCGAAGGTGCCCAGTTCCTGGAACGTCTTCAGGTCGGCCTGGGCGCCGGCCCCGCCGGTAGCTTCGGAGCCGGCGATGGTCAAGGTGAGAGCGGGGGTGTGCATGTCGTACTGATCAGTGGAAGGCATGCGCACCATGTTAATCCCCTTCAGCCGGCGGCGAGTCAGACTGCGGCAGAGGTCGCTTCGGGGCGGACGACCTTTACCAGCGGCTGGGCCACGGCGCGGCCCAAGGCCATCAGGATGGCGGCCGGGAAGCCGATGATGGGAATGAGCATGGGCAGAAGGCCGCCGACCCCGGAGAACAGCACCGCCAGTCCATAGAGCATGCCGACCAGTGCGTAGCCGATCACATGGATCCACTGGTTGGTCTTGTGGCGGAAGAGCCAGTTCACCAGCAGGCACAGCGGCAGGCCGATGACCAGACCGGCCAGACCGACGGTGGTCAGCAGCGGAGTCAGGGAGCCATAGGCCTGTAGCGCCGGGATGAAGTTCAGCACCAGCACGATCGCGGCCATGAGCAGGTTCGGCGCCAGCCAGGCCACGAGGAAGCCGTAGAGCGACATCTTCAGGCGTGGGCGGGGTCCGGCGGCGGCGGGCCGCTTGCGGCGGCTCGGCTTGACCGGAATGGGGGTGGTCATGGGCGTGCTCCAGTAGTGGCGGTGGCGGAGGGGCCGTGCCAGTCTACCGGCGGGAGCGTCCGCCCGCTCAGGCGAACGCGATGCCGTCCATCAACTTGCGCGCCGTGCGCACGCTGCCGGTGACGAGGACGGTGGGTTCGCCGGACGCTGATGACCGGCCTGCCTCTGAGGCGTCCCCAGAATCGACCTCCACCACCAGGTCCGTGTGGCCCGTGGGATGCTCCACCCGCGTCTCGGCCGCATTGTGGTCACCGCTCAGACCCGCCACCACCGTGCCGGGCACCTGCCAGGCCACCGCCACCGAGGCCCCGGCGAACACTCCGATGGCCTCATGGACGCGCTTCGGGATGAAGCACCGCGTGTTGAACGTCCCCCCGCTCCGGGCCGGAGCCACCAGGCAGACCTTCGGCACCGTGGTCTCGCTGACGTCCCCCAGCCCCATGGCGACGCCGGCCTCGAGCCGCACGGCCTCGACCGCGGCGCACAGCTCGGCATCGGCCTCCAGCGCGGCGGGCTCCTCGGTCCCCTCCACGCCCAGTGCCGCGGCATCGATCACGACGACGGCCATCCCGTTGTCCACGCATGTCACCTCGACCCCGGCGAAGGTATCGATGCGGTTCCCCGTGGGGAACAGGGCTCCGCAACTGGACCCGGCGGTGCCCTGGTAGTCCAGGACCACCGGGGCCGCGGTCCCCGGCACCCCCGCGATCTCTGCATCGCCCTCGTACGCGACGCGACCGGCCGGCGTCGTGACCCGGGCGCGGGCCACGGAACCGGTGTTGACCATGTGGATGACCACCTCGGTGGTGCCGTCCTGGGCGGGGACGAGGCCGCGTTCGACCGCGAAGGGACCGATGCCGGCGAGGATGTTGCCGCAGTTCTGCCGGTCAGAGACGGTCGCCTCGTCGACGGAGACCTGGAGGAACAGGTAATCCACTCCGCCGTCTGAGTGCGGAGAGACCACGGCGACCTTGCTGGTCAGGGGGTGCGCTCCACCCAGCCCATCAATCTGCCGTGCGTCCGGGGAGCCCATCAGCCGAAGCAGCAGGGCATCCCTGGCGGCCGGATCGGCGGGTAGATCCTCAGCCAGGAAGTACAGTCCCTTGGAGGTTCCTCCGCGCATGACCATGCACCGGACCTCGGTTGCGGGCCCGACCGGGAGAGTGTCCCTGCCGTGGTGGGCGGTTGTGGTGGGCGAGGCGGGGTCTGGGCTCACGGTGTATTCCTTCGCCAAATCGGCTGCGGCCTGCATCATCTGTGACAAAATTGTTTACAATCAGTTCCATCATGGCTGACGAGCGGGGGAGATTCCAGTGGCAACAGCAACGCGGACCAGTGCTGCGGTGAACGCGACCGACGTGGCCGACCAGATTCGCGCGGCCATCTTCGCTGGCGAGCTGGTGCCGAACCAGCGGCTCGTGGAGGCTGACCTGGCCGAGATGTACGGGGCCAGCCGCGGCCATGTGCGCACCGCCCTGTCTGAACTGACGGTCGAGGGCCTCGTCGAGCGGATCCAGAACCGCGGTGCCCGCGTCCGGTCCGTCCCCGTGGAGGAGGCGATCGAGATCGTGGAGGTCCGCTCTGCCCTCGAGGCGCTGTGTGCCGCACGGGCGGCCATGCGCATCACCGATGCCGAGGCCGAGGAGCTGCGTCAGATCGGGCGGAGCATGGAAACCGCCGTCGAGACCGGGGATCAGGCCGCCTACGCCCAGGGCAACACAGACCTGCACTCCACCCTGATTCGTTTGTCCGGACAGAAGACGGCCGCCGCGACGATCGACCGGCTCCGCGCCCAGGCCGTGCGCTTCCAGTACCGCCTGTTCGCCAAGCCGGGACGCTCGCAGCAGTCCCTGCCCGAGCATCTGGCCATCATCGACGCCGTCTGCGCGCGCGAGCCGGAGGAAGCGGCCCGGGCCATGCGCGAGCACCTGATGTCCGTGGGTGCGGCCATCGAGGAATCGGTGCGGTCCGGGGCCTGAGGAACTGGAGCAACCGACGGCTGACCTTCCGGTGATCAGCCGGTGGTCAATTCATGCTCAAAGGCTGCTTGCTGGTCTCCTTGGCCAGGGCGACGGCGATCAGCGACACGGCGGCAGCGGCCATCAGGTACCAGCCGGGAGCTATGGTGCTGCCGCTGGTGGCGATCAGCCAGGTGGCCACCAGAGGTGCGGTCCCGCCGAAGAGCGCGTTGGAGAGGTTGAAGCTCACGGCGAACCCTGAGTAGCGGACCTTGGTGGGAAACATCTCGGCCAGAAAGCTGGGCAAGGTGCCGTCGTTGAGGGTGAGCATCCCGCCGAGCAGGATCTGCACCAGGAGGACCACGAGGAAATTGTCCGTGTCCAAGAGGTGGAACGCCGGGATGGTGAAGAGCAGGAAGGCCACGGAGGCGCTCATCAGTACCCGTTTGCGGCCGAAGCGGTCCGAGAGTGAACCCGTGACGAAGATGAAGCCGATGTAGGTCACCAGGGCAACCGTGGTGGCGAAGTAGGACGAGGTCTGGTCGAGGCCGAGCTCCTCGGAAAGATAGGTCGGCATGTAGCTGAGGATGACGTAGAAGCCCACGGCATTCAGCAGCACGGCACCGGCGGCCTGTACGAGGCTGGTCCAGTGGTCGCGGAACAGGGAACTCACGGGGGCCTTGACGGCTTCGTCCTTGACGGCCATCTCGCGGAAGGCCGGGGTGTCCTCCAGCTTGCTGCGGATGTATCGGCCGATCAGGCCCATGGGTGCGGCGAGCAGGAAGGGCAGTCGCCAGCCCCAATCGGTCATCTGCTGGCTGTCCAGCGTTGCCGTCAGGATCGTGGCGATGAGTGACCCGAGCAGTAGGCCGGTCGCCGTGCTGGCGGGGACCACTGCGGCATAGACGCCGCGCTTCCCTGGTGGGGCGTATTCCACGAGGAAGGCCGAGGCCCCGGCGTACTCGCCGGAGGCCGAGAAGCCCTGGATGAGGCGGAGCAGGAGCAGCAGGAGCGGTGCCCAGATGCCGATGGTGACGTAGCCCGGGATGAGAGCGATGAGGAAGGTGGCCAGGGACATCAGCAGGATGGACCAGGACAGGGCGACCCGGCGTCCGAAGCGGTCGCCGATGTGACCCCAGAAGAAACCACCGAGCGGGCGCACCAGGAAGGACACGGCGAAGAGCGAGAAGGTCAGCATGAGGCCCGTGGCCGGGTCTGAGTCGGGGAAGAACACCGCTGTGATGGTGACAGCGAGGTAGCCATACATGGCGTAGTCGAACCACTCGACGAAGTTGCCGATGAAGCTGGCTGTGACCACCCTCCGGCGCGTGGCGGTGTCCACCGGAGTATGGGTCTGCCCGCTGAGGGTGGGCCTGGTCGTCGAGCTGGTCATGATTCCTCGTCTCAGATGTTGCAATGAATGCAATTGAGTTGCATCAGATTGACACCGCAACAGTGTGGCCATGTGATGCGCATCACGTCAAGAGCTGGAGGGTGGAGGCCGGCCCAGCCGGCCACAGGTTCGTCGTGGAAGCGGCGCAGGGGATGGCCGGCGGTCTCGCGGACGAACACGGAGACGACCACCAGGGCGATGACCGCCACGATCGTCACGTAGATGGCTGGGGCCAGCGTGTTGCCAGTGGTCGCCACCAGCCAGGTCGCCAGGTACGGGGCGGTGCCGCCGAAGAGCGCATAGGTGATGTTGTAGCTCAGGCCGGAGGCCGTGTACCGCACGTCCGTGGAGAACATCTCGGAGATCAGAACCGACGTCACCACATTGGCGGAAACCGCGCCCAGGGCAATCAGCAACTGACTGGCCATGGCGCTGCCGAGGGTGCCGAGCTCGGCCAGCATGTACGCGGGGATGGTCAGCACCGTCAGCAGTACGGCTGATATCTGCATGATCCGGCGCCGGCCGATCCGGTCGGAGAGCCGCCCCATGAACGGAGAGAGCCCCGTGGCGAACAGGAGCGCGACCAGGCTGGAGAGCAGCGCCTGGCCTTGGTCCAGCCCAACCACCTGGGTGAGGAAGGTGGACATGTAGGTGGAGAAGATGTAGAAGGACAGGGCCGTCAGCATGACGAAGCCACCGAGCTTGAGCATCTGCGCCCACTGGCTGCTGATGACCTCGCGGAGTCTCAGCGTCGGACGGTTCGCCGAGTCCTTCACCATGGCCTCAAACTCGGGAGACTCGTGCAGCTTGGAACGGATGTAGAACGCGACGAGACCCATGGGGATGGACAGCAGGAACAGCACGCGCCATCCCCACTCACCCATGGCCTCAGGCGGCAGGGCGAGACTGAGCAAGGCCCCGAGGCCAGCGGCCAGGGCGAAGGAGACGAACGTGGCCGCGGACATCGCGCTGGAGTAGCGGTTCCGCTGATGGTCCGGGCTGTGCTCGACGGTGTAGATGGTGGCGCCGGCATACTCACCGCCGGCGGACAAGCCCTGGACGCACCGCGCGACGGCCAGCAGGACTGCGGCCCAGATGCCGATGGCTTCCTGGCTGGGGATCAGGCCAATGGCCGCCGTAGATCCGGACATGAGTAGGACCGTGACGATCAGGATCTTCTTGCGGCCGAGCCGGTCGCCCAGCCGGCCGAAGATGATCCCGCCCAGCGGACGCAGTGCGAAGGCGACGGCGAAGATCGCGAAGGTCTCCAGTAGTCCCGTCACCGGGTCATCAGAGGCGAAGAAGGTGGCGGCGATATGGGTGGCCATGAAGCCGTAGATCGCGAAGTCGAACCATTCAACGACGGTGCCGGCGAAGGACGCTCCGACCACCTTGCGGAGGTGCCGGGGACTGACTTTATGTAGGCCAGGCGTCTGGGTGGTCGATGTGGTCGTACTGCTCATGTGGTGTCCTTGGTGCTGCATTGGTTTTGCCTCGATGGGTTTGTCAGGTGCGGTGGTCGGTCAGTCGGTGCGCACCGTCCGCGGATCGATGGGTGGTGCGGCGAAAACCAGCAGACCCGAGGCCAGAATGGGCAGGCAGCCCCACCAGAGGGTGGCGGTCTCCCAGCTGTGGCCGGCCGCGAGGGTCGCCGTGATCAGGACGCCGCCGATGATGGCGCCCACCTGCCCCGAGGCGTTGATCAGCGAGCTGCCGGTGGCCCTGGTGTGGACTGGGAAACTCTCACCGGTGAAGAACAGCAAGGCGGAGAACGGGCCGATGAGGAAGAACAGGCCCGCGCTGTAGAGGGCGACGATGAGGGGGTAGTTGCCGTCCGGGGCCTGGAGCATCGCGAAGAAGCAGATGCTGCAGAGGATCCACGCCAGACCGATGGTGTTGCGCCGGCCGATCCGGTCCCCGAGCCAGCCGTGGAAGAGATACCCCAGGAAGGAGGTTGCGTTGGAGACGATCAGGATGGTCAGGGCGTTGTCGAAGGAGATGTTCTTCCCCGACTCGGCAGTCAGCAGGGAGGTGCCGAGGATGGAGAAGGCCAGCACGCCGACCCAGTTGAGTAGGAACGACGAACCGATCACCAGGGTGGGCCGGAGCGACGTCCCACGGAACACGTCCGCCATCGGGGAGGTCTGTTCGCCGAGACCGATGCCATAGACGTCCGCGCGTTCGCGGGCCTGGTCCAGCCGTCCGGACCTGCGCAGGTCGTCCACCTCCTTGCGGCGGCGGAACTGCGGGCTCTCCTTGAGCCAGCGGCCAGCCCAGAGGATGAAGACGGCCGGGATGGCCGCGACCACGAAGCAGAGTTCCCAGCCGCCGATGGGAAAGAGCAGGTAGACCGAGCTGGCGGCGAGGACGGAACCTACCGGCCACCCGGACTGCACGAGGGAGTAGATCAACCCGCGCCGCTTGGCCTTGGCCGGGTCTGAGTAGCGGTGCGCGAACATTTCATTGAGGTAGGCGGCGTTGATGGCCTGCTCGGCGTAGCCGAGGCCGGCAATCGACCGGACCAGGACCAAAAAGACCAGGCCGAGCCCGGCGGAGATGCCGTAGACCCAGCCGACCGTCGCCGTGAGCAGGGAGGCCACGGCGGCACCGGCCACGGCCACGAGGATGCCCTTACGCCGGCCGATCTTGTCCGTGATCGGACCGATGGCGAAGGCCACGAGCGCTGTTCCGGCGGTGACCCAGGTGTTGACCTCGGTGGAATGCGCCTCCGTCCAGCCCAACGAGGCCGCCAGCTGTGGCAGCAGGTTGCCGAAGAGGACGAAGTCGTAGACAGCGAAGGTCCAGGCGAAGAAGCAGATCCACGAAGCGATGGTCACATCCCGGCCGGACACGTCGTGGGTGCTGCGGGTTGTGGGGGGTTCCTTGAGGTCTTTCGGCGAGGCGGTCATGTCGGTTCCTGTCGATTCCGGTGATGCGGATGATTCCTGAGTCAGTGGGTGACGCGGGACGGGGAGGGTGGCGATGAGGGGAGGCAGAAGGGGAGGGCGGACCCGTGCAGAGTCGCGGCCCGCACGTGGGTGGTCCGCCCTCCCCGTTGAGGACCGGATCCTGAGGATCAGGCGTTCGCGGTTTCCCGCTGGTCGAGGCGGGCCCGGGACACCGTGGTGGCCGCGGCATCCACGCGGAACGTTCCCTCGGACTCCGCGAGGACCACGCCGTA comes from Citricoccus muralis and encodes:
- the thiD gene encoding bifunctional hydroxymethylpyrimidine kinase/phosphomethylpyrimidine kinase, producing MVRMPSTDQYDMHTPALTLTIAGSEATGGAGAQADLKTFQELGTFGIVALTCIVAFDPKDDWNHRFVPVQADVIANQLEAIQADYAGSLKTTKLGMMGSPETISTVATALRNQEWDHVVLDPVLICKGQEPGHALDTDRALKAELLPLATFTTPNHFESEQLSGVTVRTLEDLKEAAKRIHEVSGAAVLAKGGMKLDGPDALDVFYDGETLEVLSAPKIGDHGVSGAGCSLAAAVTAELAKGATPLEAARRAKEFVTEGIRQRVTGNTPFDALWQGGLRRA
- a CDS encoding 4-oxalomesaconate tautomerase, translating into MSPDPASPTTTAHHGRDTLPVGPATEVRCMVMRGGTSKGLYFLAEDLPADPAARDALLLRLMGSPDARQIDGLGGAHPLTSKVAVVSPHSDGGVDYLFLQVSVDEATVSDRQNCGNILAGIGPFAVERGLVPAQDGTTEVVIHMVNTGSVARARVTTPAGRVAYEGDAEIAGVPGTAAPVVLDYQGTAGSSCGALFPTGNRIDTFAGVEVTCVDNGMAVVVIDAAALGVEGTEEPAALEADAELCAAVEAVRLEAGVAMGLGDVSETTVPKVCLVAPARSGGTFNTRCFIPKRVHEAIGVFAGASVAVAWQVPGTVVAGLSGDHNAAETRVEHPTGHTDLVVEVDSGDASEAGRSSASGEPTVLVTGSVRTARKLMDGIAFA
- a CDS encoding GntR family transcriptional regulator yields the protein MATATRTSAAVNATDVADQIRAAIFAGELVPNQRLVEADLAEMYGASRGHVRTALSELTVEGLVERIQNRGARVRSVPVEEAIEIVEVRSALEALCAARAAMRITDAEAEELRQIGRSMETAVETGDQAAYAQGNTDLHSTLIRLSGQKTAAATIDRLRAQAVRFQYRLFAKPGRSQQSLPEHLAIIDAVCAREPEEAARAMREHLMSVGAAIEESVRSGA
- a CDS encoding MFS transporter → MTSSTTRPTLSGQTHTPVDTATRRRVVTASFIGNFVEWFDYAMYGYLAVTITAVFFPDSDPATGLMLTFSLFAVSFLVRPLGGFFWGHIGDRFGRRVALSWSILLMSLATFLIALIPGYVTIGIWAPLLLLLLRLIQGFSASGEYAGASAFLVEYAPPGKRGVYAAVVPASTATGLLLGSLIATILTATLDSQQMTDWGWRLPFLLAAPMGLIGRYIRSKLEDTPAFREMAVKDEAVKAPVSSLFRDHWTSLVQAAGAVLLNAVGFYVILSYMPTYLSEELGLDQTSSYFATTVALVTYIGFIFVTGSLSDRFGRKRVLMSASVAFLLFTIPAFHLLDTDNFLVVLLVQILLGGMLTLNDGTLPSFLAEMFPTKVRYSGFAVSFNLSNALFGGTAPLVATWLIATSGSTIAPGWYLMAAAAVSLIAVALAKETSKQPLSMN
- a CDS encoding MFS transporter, which translates into the protein MSSTTTSTTQTPGLHKVSPRHLRKVVGASFAGTVVEWFDFAIYGFMATHIAATFFASDDPVTGLLETFAIFAVAFALRPLGGIIFGRLGDRLGRKKILIVTVLLMSGSTAAIGLIPSQEAIGIWAAVLLAVARCVQGLSAGGEYAGATIYTVEHSPDHQRNRYSSAMSAATFVSFALAAGLGALLSLALPPEAMGEWGWRVLFLLSIPMGLVAFYIRSKLHESPEFEAMVKDSANRPTLRLREVISSQWAQMLKLGGFVMLTALSFYIFSTYMSTFLTQVVGLDQGQALLSSLVALLFATGLSPFMGRLSDRIGRRRIMQISAVLLTVLTIPAYMLAELGTLGSAMASQLLIALGAVSANVVTSVLISEMFSTDVRYTASGLSYNITYALFGGTAPYLATWLVATTGNTLAPAIYVTIVAVIALVVVSVFVRETAGHPLRRFHDEPVAGWAGLHPPALDVMRITWPHCCGVNLMQLNCIHCNI
- a CDS encoding MFS transporter; translation: MTASPKDLKEPPTTRSTHDVSGRDVTIASWICFFAWTFAVYDFVLFGNLLPQLAASLGWTEAHSTEVNTWVTAGTALVAFAIGPITDKIGRRKGILVAVAGAAVASLLTATVGWVYGISAGLGLVFLVLVRSIAGLGYAEQAINAAYLNEMFAHRYSDPAKAKRRGLIYSLVQSGWPVGSVLAASSVYLLFPIGGWELCFVVAAIPAVFILWAGRWLKESPQFRRRKEVDDLRRSGRLDQARERADVYGIGLGEQTSPMADVFRGTSLRPTLVIGSSFLLNWVGVLAFSILGTSLLTAESGKNISFDNALTILIVSNATSFLGYLFHGWLGDRIGRRNTIGLAWILCSICFFAMLQAPDGNYPLIVALYSAGLFFLIGPFSALLFFTGESFPVHTRATGSSLINASGQVGAIIGGVLITATLAAGHSWETATLWWGCLPILASGLLVFAAPPIDPRTVRTD